The region GTTGGGATAGAGACGCAGGCGCTGGCGGTCTTCCGGGGCGGCATCGTCCGCACGGGAGGTCGTTCCCGGATGGACCTTGAACGCCACGTCCTTCACAAAAGGAGGCAACGCCAGTTCGAGGTCGGTACTGCCTTCTACCAACGCCACCGGCGCGGACCCCATAGCCTGACCGGTTTTGGGATCGTAAAAGTCGCCCACGTAGTCTTGAAAAGGCGTCATCCCCGCCAGCCGAATCTTCACCCCGGCGAGCGGCGCGACGGTTGCCGGATCGGCCCATTCGCCGTACGATTGGTCGGTGACGTACCCGTACGCATGCTCCGGCCCCTGGTAGCCGTAGGCGCGGGCCTGGTTGATGGCCACGTTGGTGAATCGGAGCGACGCGAGGTTGATCCAGTCTTCGCCGCGGTTGTAGAGGCGAAACGTGTGTGTGCCCGCCGTAAGGCCCGGCAACGCATAAGTGCCGCCCGCCGTCATGGTCCAGGAGGTGAGCAGGTTGTTTCCGTCGTACACGTCGATGATCTTACTCCCGGAAGCCGACACTTCGGCCACCACCAACTGCAGTGTGCTGGTGTCTTGCAGCGTAATCTGAATCTGTACTTCCCGGTTGCGGTCGGCGCGCCAGGAGCCTTGCAGGTAGGAGCTGAACCCCGCCAGAGGGTTGGTGCTGCCGTCGGCCTGTACGTCGATCACGAACGGATTCGGGTCGTTGTAGCCATCCCAGTTGGCGTTGCCGGGTACCAGCGTCAGGGTCGTGGTGGCGTTGGCAGCCTGCGTAAACCCGAATTGCTGGGCCTGTCCGCCGGTATGCATCACCACGTCTTCGCCCTGCCAGTACGACGACAGCGGCGCGAACAGGCCGTACCAGTCGGCCCGGTCTACGTAATCCCAATACCAGAACAGGCTGGGGTTTTCGCTCATGGCGCCGATCCACTGCGTTTTCCGGACATGGTCGCCCCAGCGGTCGGGGTGGTTGGTGCCGGTGTAGTCGTTGTTTGTACCGAACTCGCCACAAAGCACCGGCTTGTCAAATTCCTCGATAAAACTTCGTCCCTGGTTGTAGATGACCTGTTCGACGTTGCTGGCGTAAATGTGGTACTGTACCTGATCGAGCGCGGCGTTGTCCTGCAACAGCGGCATGGTGGAGTTGTCTTGTCCGGTGCTGGTGCTGACCAGGTGCCCGTGCGGGTCGAGATCGTGCAGGTAGGTGCTCATCGTGTTGTGCCATGCGTCGATGGCGGCATCGGTGCCATCGGTGTATTCCACTTCGTTAAAGAGTTCCCAACTGAGGATGTTCGGTGAGTAGCCCCACCGCGCCACGATGTAGCGGTATAGCTTCTTCGTCTGGGCGATGGCGTCGGCGTTGGTAAAGAAATCAGCCGGATTGCTGAGGTAGCCACCGTTGGCACTGTTGTAGGGGTTTTCGTCCCAGTTAGGGTTGACGTTCGTCGAGACCTGCCCGTGGTGTTGCAGCACCAGTTGCAGGTAGATGCCCTTCTCGGCGCACAGGTTCAGGACGGAATCGAGCAACACCGACGCTTCCGGGCTGTAGCGGCCCAGCCCTGCGTAGACGTTAGACCAGTGGTTCGGACCCCATTCGATCGCCTGTCGCGCGAAGCCGGCGAGCCAGTAACGCATCCAGGTTATTTCGCCCGGTGCGAAGTGGTCCAGATAGTCGTGGTAAAAACCGGCCAGGTTGCCGCTGTTCCACGAAACGTTGAGCCCGACGGGGTAATAGGGAACGCCGTTGTCGAAGCGCATAAATTGCGGGTTGGTGGCGTCCAGCCGCACAAAACCCGGCGCTGCGCCTTCGTCGGTAGCGTCTAGCGTAACCGGAGCCGACGTGCCCGCAAGGCCGGAGGCTTCGGTGACCTGGATCGTAACGGAATAGGCACCCACCTCCATCGGAGTGAAGCGGAGCTGCCAGGTGGCCGCATTCACGTCAGGGGCATTCCAGCCGTCGCCGGTTGCGTTGAACGTGGTCGGAACGTGGTAAAAGCAGGGCATGGTCAGCGTAGCACCCGATGGAGTGGAGATGAGCGCGTCGACTTGCACCTCGTCGGGGTCGTACGGGTTTGTGTAAGAGGTGCTGAGGGAAAACGTGGCCTCGGCGCGTCCAAAGACGGGCACGGTGGTGGCGGTAAAGGCTACGTCCGTGATGTCCACGGCGTGAGCACTCGTCGTCAGCAGAAGCCAGACGCATACCAAAAGGTAGTGGTGGTTCATATCAGAAATTCTTATCCAAAAAAAGAGGTTCTCTACGGCGGAACCTGCCTAAAAGTAGAGAATATGGGCCGCTTCGCAGGAAAAACGGAAACAAAAAAGCGACGGCTTGTCAGCAGTCGCTTGAAGAGGACACGAGGCGCGGTCGGTCAGGAGACCAGTTCCGGCAATTCTTCTGCCAAAGGTTCGGTTTCCAGGTACGGATCGGGGTTGTAGAGCGCCTGGTACCACGCCACCGAACTGGCAAACGACGTCCAGAGGCTCAGCGGCAGGTAGGCCCAGGCCAATTTCCGATCGTCGCGGTAGGCCAGCGTCAGGCTCGACAGCGCCACCAGCGTATCGGCTTGCGTCCAGGCCAGGGCCAGCACCGGACTCTTCTTCCGGAAATAAGCCCACCCGAACGTCATGAAGATCAGCCAGTGAACCCCCTGCAAGGCCAGGAGGGCGTTCCGGTTCTTGAGGGTTTTGCCTTCGTTGAGCAGACGCAACCCACCCCAGGTCAGGGCAATGTTGTTGAGGGGCCACGCCACCCCGAACAACCAAGCAGGCGGCGACCACGGTGGCGTCTTTTCTTTCTCGTAAAATTCGTCTTGTTCTTTATTGTCTTTGATGCTACCCGTCGAAATGCGTCCTATGACGGAAACGGCTCCGAGAAAAAGCGCACCATGCCACCACTTGACGGTGGGTTTTGAGGCGCCTGGGCGCATGTCGTTCAGGAGCGAACGGAGTTGTGTGGTCAGTGTCATGCGATAACTTGTAAGGGATCTGGCAAAAAGGCCTATGCTTTAAACGCAGCGATTTCATAGGGGTTATGGCACGCCAGCCGGTGGTTAGCCCGCACGTTTCGTTTGCCGGGGGGACGTGAACAGCACCCAGGCAAACGCCCCGGCGAAGAGGGTGTAGAGGATCGTTAGGGGCAAAAAGAGTGAGAGGTGCGTCTGAAGCGTAACGGTGCCTTTGACCAGCGCAAGCGCGCCCACCGCAAAGTGCGCGAAATTGCCGAGGGCCACAGGGCGGCTGTAGATGCCGCCGATCAGCTTACTTTTTGCCATCCAGTTCAGCATCCCGAACCCCAGGTAGAGGGCGCTGGCCAGTTGCATCAGCAGCGTCACGGCGAGCGTATCGTTCCCCAGGTACCGCGCCAGATCATCGGCCAGAAACGACCCCACTGTGCCCAAACTGCCTAAGAAAACTGCGCTGGCGGTCATTAAAAATTTGGAATTCATGGTCATAGAGCGACGTGCCGGAACATTTAGTGAGTCGGTTGAGGCGCAGGACGATTCCCGGATTCGATTTTCCGGTTGTGGAGGACGTAAATCGTCACCCCGTACAGCAAGACAATGGCAAACGGGATCGCCACGAAGCGGTGTTCCGGAAATGCATACCACAGCACAAGCACGACCAGCGTCCGGGCCACAGCATGGAAAGCGCCCACCCAGTGGTCGATCATCCAGGTGAGCGGCAGCCACATCAGGCCGGTCAGGATACCGACGGACAGCGGCAGGGACGTCGGGTCCACAAGAAAGAAGGGAATGGCCAGCGCATAGACCAACAGGGCCTGCCCCACGGTCAGGAAAAACAGTTGGTCAAGTGCGTTTTTCGGTCGCGTGCGGTCCTTAAAATCTTCGCCCGTCCACTTCGAAATCGCCATGCCGAGGTACACAATGCTGCCGGTCATCCCGAACAAGACCCAGACCATGACGGTTGTCGGCAACATCAGGCCGGCAATGCCCACCACCAGCCAGGCGAATAACCCGGCCAGCGGCATGGCCAGAAATTTCCGGTTCTTGAAATCTTGCTTGTGCTCGTCGAGCGTTCGGTTAAATATAGGCATGGGAACAAATGACGTGTGTTAGTCAAGGTGAAAAGAAGAAAGCGTGTCGGGCAAAAGCGTTGCCTCCCCTCGTAAAAACGAAGAGCACAGGGCGCCTTTCCTGAGAAGGCCCCACAACTCGAGTGACCTAGAAACTCATGAGGTCGCGGAAGCGACTACTCTGGCGGCGCGAGACTTCGATCGCTTCGCTGGGAGTGGCGGCGGATTCGGTACGGAGGTAGAGTTTGAGCGTGTGGCTGAACCAGGGCTCGATGCGGTCGATCCAGTGGATGTTGACGATGTGCTTGCGGCTGGCGCGGAAAAACGTGCGGCTGTCGAGGCGCGTCTCCATGTAGTTGAGCGTCCGCGGAATCATGGGGCGGTGCTCCCCGAAGTAGATGCGCGTGTAGTTGTTATCGACCTCGAAGAGCCGGATGTCGGCCAGCGGCACAAACCAGCAGCGGTCGCCGTCACGCACAAACACCTTGTCGTGCAGGCCGAGCACCTCGGGTGGCCCCGTTTCCGTGGGCTTTTCGGGAAGTTTGGTGAGGGCCGCCGCCAGCCGGTCGGGCTGGATGGGTTTCTGTAGGTAGTCGAGCGCATTCACCTCGAAGGCCTTCAGCGCGTAGGCATCGTAGGCGGTGGTGAAGATCACTTCGGGCACGTAGTCGAGGCTTTCCAGCAGCGCAAAGCCGTCTTCGCCGGGAAGCTGGATGTCGAGAAACATCAGGTCGGGCCGGAGCGAGGCGACGAGTTGCCGCGCCTCGGGGGCATCCTGCGCTTCGCCGACGACTTCGACCTGTGGGAGGTCTTTCAGCAGGTGGCGGAGTTCCTGACGGGCCAGGCGAGAATCTTCGACGATGAGGGCTTTGATCGACATGAAAGAAGGGAGCGTGAGAGTTTAGCGTGATGAGTTCAAAATGCAGAATTCAGCAATTCGACAAGGACACCTTAAGCCACCGGGATGCGAAATCGGGCGGCAACGGTGTCGGGTGAGCCGTTTTCCAGCGTAAATTCGGTGATTTCGCCGAACAGAAGTCGCAGGCGTTCGGCGGCGTTGCGCAGACCGATGCCGGTACCTGCGCTGGCGCTTTCCAGTTGTCCGGAATTTTGCACCTCGATTTCGAGCAGCGGTCCGCTCCGGAACGTCCGTACCCGTACTTCGCCGCCCTGCGGTCGGTTCGCAATGCCGTGCTTGATGGCGTTTTCGACCAACAACTGCACCGTCATCGGCGGCACGGCTACTTCCAGCGTGGCGGGATCGGCCTCAATCTGGTAACGCAGACGCTTTTCGTAGTGGATCGACTCCAGCGTCAGGTAATCCTGCACCACCTCCAGTTCGCGCTTCAGCGGCACCCGGTCCTGGTTGTTGAACTGAATCGTGTACCGAAGCAGCGTCGACAGGTGGGTAATCATCTCGCGTGCCCGGTGGGGATCTTCCAACACCAGCGCCCGAATGTTGTTGAGGCTGTTGAAGACAAAATGCGGATTCAACTGCGATTTGAGGGCCGTCAGTTCGGCCTCGTTGACCGCCGCCTGCAACTTCCACTTTTCCACTTCCTGCCGCTGGCGGTCTTCAAACACGTGGATGATGAAGTACAACAGCGTCCACCAGCAGTAGACCATGAACGTGCTCAGCGCGTAGCCCCCCAGCGAAAACAGATTGTAGTCCGACCAGATGTAGAGGTGCAGCACCGCTACCAGCACAAACACCATCACCGCCAGACTCGCCACCGCCAGCCCCAGCAGGAGAGGAGGCAGGCGTACCAGCAGGGGAACGGGCCGGAGCCGCAACCATCCCCACCGGCGCAGCAGGTGCCGCAGGAGGTGCGAAGTCAGCAGCATGGTGCCGGTGATGACGCCCTGCGACAGGACCATTTTGAGGGTTAGGCCGTTGAAGGCAGCCGTGAAAAACAGGCCGATGGCACCGTAAAGGCTCCAGCCGACAAGCTGGCTGATCCAGTAAAGGGTCGGGCGTGTGAGTCGCATGGGTCGGTTATAAGTTGAGGGGTGACAAGTTAGAAAGTTACAGGTTGAAAAGTTCGGAGTTGAGAGTGATGAGTGAGGAGTTGAAAGTTCAAGGTTGAAAGCTTAACGTGTGGTGCAGGATGCCTTCTTCTTTCCACGTCGCACTTCGCAACTCACACTTCTGCCTTCTCCTGCACTCTGCCCTACGCCCCGCGCGCGCTGCGCTATTCACTCATTCAGTAATTCTCTCATTCATTTATTCACTACCGCGCCCCCTCGCGCTGGTGTCAGAAACTGATCCAGCACCCGGAAGAAGCCTTCGGGATCGTCCCACATGATGAAGTGTTTAGCCGTATCGAACAGTTCGAGTTGCACGTGCGGCAGGTTTTGGAACTGCGCCTGGTAGGCGGGGAGGACCGTTTCGCGGGTGGCCCCGTAGTCTTTGTAGCCGATCCACGCGCCCATTGCCAGCGTAGGTACCTTAATTTTGGGCAGGTCGGCCCGCAGGTCGGTCGTGTAGAGTTCGTACATCGCCTGCCCGATCGTCGTTGGGTCTGACTGCACGCCCCACTCGGTGGCTTCCCGGATGCGCGCCGAGTCGGAAATCATCGTGCGCAGGTACAGGGCCATCTGCTGGCGGACTTGTTCGGGCATCTGGTTGGTATCCACCTTGCGCATGTTTTCGGCCAGGGGCTTCGCCGATTCGGCCGTGGCACCGGGCATCTGAATGGCCGTGAGAAACGGCAGGCCGTCGACCGTTACCAGAGGACCGACCAAGTCGGGGGCTTCGATGCCCAACGAAAGCGCCAGAAAACCGCCGAGGCTGTGTCCTACGATGATGGGTTTTTCCAGGTGCTGCTCCTGAATGTAGGCAATGATCTCATCGCGGACGGTCGGTAAAAACGGATCGGGTTGCGCCAGCGGCGCTTGTCCGGCGAATCCGGCCAGCGTCAGCACATGGCACTCGTAACGGTCCCGGTAGTGCGCCACCGTTTCGTCCCAGACCGAGCCGTCGGACGACAGGCCGGGAATGAGCAGCATCGGTTGTCCTTGACCGGTCACTTCTACCGTAAAGGCCGTCGGGTCAGCCCGCAGAGAGGCACTGGTCAGGCAGCACACTAGCAAGAGAAGGAAGTAGGGAAGGCGTTTCATAAGCTTCGTGGTTTAGGTTCGACACAAGAATAGGGCGTCGCCCACCCAATCCGAAGTGATTTTGAGAGAGCGGTCATTTCGTTGAGGGAGCGGTAGTGCGGGGAGCTTGGGGCGAAGCGCAGAGCGCAGGAGAAGGCAGAAGTGTGAGTTGTGAAATGTGACGTGATGATGAAGATGTCATCCTGTTAAGGAGCTTCTTACGGCTGGCGTTGTACTATCGCACGTTAAGCCTTAAACTTTGAGCCTTAAACTTTAAACTCTGCACTCTGAGCTTTTCAACTTTCTAAACTTTCCAACCTGTAACCTTCCAACCTTCTCAACCCTCCCAACCAATCGCGCGCCCGATCGTACCCATGAATACATCATCGATAAAGAAGAATCAGAGTATGGCTGAAAAAATATGGCTCATCACGGGCTGCTCAACAGGCTTCGGGCGCGAGCTCG is a window of Catalinimonas alkaloidigena DNA encoding:
- a CDS encoding alpha/beta fold hydrolase translates to MKRLPYFLLLLVCCLTSASLRADPTAFTVEVTGQGQPMLLIPGLSSDGSVWDETVAHYRDRYECHVLTLAGFAGQAPLAQPDPFLPTVRDEIIAYIQEQHLEKPIIVGHSLGGFLALSLGIEAPDLVGPLVTVDGLPFLTAIQMPGATAESAKPLAENMRKVDTNQMPEQVRQQMALYLRTMISDSARIREATEWGVQSDPTTIGQAMYELYTTDLRADLPKIKVPTLAMGAWIGYKDYGATRETVLPAYQAQFQNLPHVQLELFDTAKHFIMWDDPEGFFRVLDQFLTPARGGAVVNK
- a CDS encoding LytR/AlgR family response regulator transcription factor, producing MSIKALIVEDSRLARQELRHLLKDLPQVEVVGEAQDAPEARQLVASLRPDLMFLDIQLPGEDGFALLESLDYVPEVIFTTAYDAYALKAFEVNALDYLQKPIQPDRLAAALTKLPEKPTETGPPEVLGLHDKVFVRDGDRCWFVPLADIRLFEVDNNYTRIYFGEHRPMIPRTLNYMETRLDSRTFFRASRKHIVNIHWIDRIEPWFSHTLKLYLRTESAATPSEAIEVSRRQSSRFRDLMSF
- a CDS encoding sensor histidine kinase — translated: MRLTRPTLYWISQLVGWSLYGAIGLFFTAAFNGLTLKMVLSQGVITGTMLLTSHLLRHLLRRWGWLRLRPVPLLVRLPPLLLGLAVASLAVMVFVLVAVLHLYIWSDYNLFSLGGYALSTFMVYCWWTLLYFIIHVFEDRQRQEVEKWKLQAAVNEAELTALKSQLNPHFVFNSLNNIRALVLEDPHRAREMITHLSTLLRYTIQFNNQDRVPLKRELEVVQDYLTLESIHYEKRLRYQIEADPATLEVAVPPMTVQLLVENAIKHGIANRPQGGEVRVRTFRSGPLLEIEVQNSGQLESASAGTGIGLRNAAERLRLLFGEITEFTLENGSPDTVAARFRIPVA
- a CDS encoding DUF7010 family protein produces the protein MPIFNRTLDEHKQDFKNRKFLAMPLAGLFAWLVVGIAGLMLPTTVMVWVLFGMTGSIVYLGMAISKWTGEDFKDRTRPKNALDQLFFLTVGQALLVYALAIPFFLVDPTSLPLSVGILTGLMWLPLTWMIDHWVGAFHAVARTLVVLVLWYAFPEHRFVAIPFAIVLLYGVTIYVLHNRKIESGNRPAPQPTH
- a CDS encoding TspO/MBR family protein codes for the protein MTLTTQLRSLLNDMRPGASKPTVKWWHGALFLGAVSVIGRISTGSIKDNKEQDEFYEKEKTPPWSPPAWLFGVAWPLNNIALTWGGLRLLNEGKTLKNRNALLALQGVHWLIFMTFGWAYFRKKSPVLALAWTQADTLVALSSLTLAYRDDRKLAWAYLPLSLWTSFASSVAWYQALYNPDPYLETEPLAEELPELVS
- a CDS encoding DUF5060 domain-containing protein, yielding MNHHYLLVCVWLLLTTSAHAVDITDVAFTATTVPVFGRAEATFSLSTSYTNPYDPDEVQVDALISTPSGATLTMPCFYHVPTTFNATGDGWNAPDVNAATWQLRFTPMEVGAYSVTIQVTEASGLAGTSAPVTLDATDEGAAPGFVRLDATNPQFMRFDNGVPYYPVGLNVSWNSGNLAGFYHDYLDHFAPGEITWMRYWLAGFARQAIEWGPNHWSNVYAGLGRYSPEASVLLDSVLNLCAEKGIYLQLVLQHHGQVSTNVNPNWDENPYNSANGGYLSNPADFFTNADAIAQTKKLYRYIVARWGYSPNILSWELFNEVEYTDGTDAAIDAWHNTMSTYLHDLDPHGHLVSTSTGQDNSTMPLLQDNAALDQVQYHIYASNVEQVIYNQGRSFIEEFDKPVLCGEFGTNNDYTGTNHPDRWGDHVRKTQWIGAMSENPSLFWYWDYVDRADWYGLFAPLSSYWQGEDVVMHTGGQAQQFGFTQAANATTTLTLVPGNANWDGYNDPNPFVIDVQADGSTNPLAGFSSYLQGSWRADRNREVQIQITLQDTSTLQLVVAEVSASGSKIIDVYDGNNLLTSWTMTAGGTYALPGLTAGTHTFRLYNRGEDWINLASLRFTNVAINQARAYGYQGPEHAYGYVTDQSYGEWADPATVAPLAGVKIRLAGMTPFQDYVGDFYDPKTGQAMGSAPVALVEGSTDLELALPPFVKDVAFKVHPGTTSRADDAAPEDRQRLRLYPNPATQSTVRVRFSSEASGLVALEVFTPVGTRIFATPVGVQTGQNEVSLEVATWPVGLYFVRIGDGAKALTGKLLKQ